A genomic segment from Pedobacter sp. MC2016-14 encodes:
- a CDS encoding DUF4290 domain-containing protein, whose product MKFDYNTTRNHLILAEYGRNVQNMVKYICELEDRDERNRYAQAVIELMGFLNPHLRDVADFKHKLWDHLHIISDYKIDVDAPYPKPTPEQAAVKPKHIGYPQQKIRYKHYGRTVEVLIEKAKAVDEPVRRAEMVQGIANFMKMAYVQWNKDNVADETIIKNLGELSSGQLQLDENVNLAKVEFKPQPTGRSASNNNRGRNNNNKGRQNNNNNNRPSRNNNSKSRH is encoded by the coding sequence ATGAAATTCGATTACAATACCACAAGAAATCACCTGATTTTGGCTGAATACGGCCGCAATGTACAAAATATGGTAAAATACATTTGCGAGCTTGAGGATAGAGATGAGCGAAACAGATATGCCCAGGCGGTTATTGAGCTAATGGGTTTTTTAAATCCACATTTAAGGGATGTAGCCGACTTTAAACATAAGTTGTGGGATCATTTACACATCATTTCTGATTACAAGATTGATGTAGATGCTCCATATCCTAAACCAACGCCAGAGCAGGCAGCCGTTAAACCGAAGCATATTGGCTATCCGCAACAAAAAATAAGGTATAAACATTACGGAAGAACCGTAGAGGTTTTGATTGAAAAAGCTAAAGCTGTTGATGAGCCTGTACGCAGGGCCGAAATGGTTCAGGGAATTGCAAATTTCATGAAAATGGCTTACGTTCAATGGAATAAAGACAATGTTGCTGATGAGACCATCATCAAAAACCTGGGAGAATTGTCGTCAGGACAATTACAACTGGATGAAAATGTAAATCTTGCCAAGGTAGAATTTAAACCACAACCTACCGGAAGAAGTGCCTCAAATAATAACCGTGGGCGTAACAACAATAATAAAGGAAGGCAGAACAACAATAACAACAACCGCCCTTCTCGTAACAACAATTCAAAATCCAGACACTAG
- the dprA gene encoding DNA-processing protein DprA, translating into MSIIHKVALSFIEGIGHVHAGNLLTYFGSAEAVFKASKKELLAIDGIGAARVQHILNTNALKLAEQQLKIIERQKIEILFYSDDNYPRRLRQCADAPIVLYYKGTADLNHPRMVSVVGTRKATDYGRRLCEQLAAELMRYDVVLVSGLAFGIDVAAHQECLKRGVSTIGVLGHGLDRIYPSLHTNIAQQMAQNGGLLTEFPFGTNPDKENFPKRNRIIAGMTDATIVVEATAKGGALITADIANSYSRDVYAFPGRTTDQYSEGCNHLIKNNSAALINHSKDLIHYMGWNDVKLPQFAVQRNLDVNLIDEEKQIIDLLRRSPALIDEISAATSIPQSKLAIHLLNLEIQGLLTVLPGKIYNLI; encoded by the coding sequence ATGAGTATAATTCACAAAGTCGCACTAAGCTTTATAGAGGGCATTGGTCATGTCCATGCAGGTAATCTATTAACGTATTTTGGCTCTGCAGAGGCTGTTTTTAAAGCTTCCAAAAAAGAGCTTCTGGCCATAGATGGTATTGGAGCAGCAAGAGTTCAGCATATTTTGAACACAAATGCACTAAAATTGGCAGAACAACAGTTGAAAATCATTGAGCGTCAAAAGATAGAAATACTGTTTTACAGTGATGATAATTATCCGCGGAGGTTAAGGCAATGCGCGGATGCTCCTATTGTTTTATATTATAAAGGTACTGCCGATCTCAATCACCCAAGAATGGTAAGCGTAGTAGGTACCAGGAAGGCTACCGACTATGGCAGACGGCTTTGTGAGCAATTGGCAGCAGAACTGATGCGTTACGACGTAGTATTGGTAAGTGGTCTTGCTTTTGGCATCGATGTAGCTGCGCATCAGGAGTGTTTGAAACGGGGAGTTTCTACCATAGGCGTTTTAGGGCATGGTTTAGATCGGATCTATCCCAGTTTGCATACTAATATTGCACAACAAATGGCTCAGAATGGAGGGTTGCTCACTGAATTTCCTTTTGGCACCAATCCGGACAAAGAGAATTTTCCTAAAAGAAACCGGATTATAGCAGGGATGACTGATGCCACGATAGTTGTAGAAGCCACAGCTAAAGGAGGGGCATTGATTACCGCAGATATTGCCAACTCTTACTCAAGAGATGTATATGCTTTTCCAGGAAGAACAACAGATCAATATTCTGAGGGCTGTAACCATCTCATTAAAAACAATAGTGCTGCATTAATCAACCATAGCAAAGACCTTATTCATTATATGGGCTGGAATGATGTAAAGCTGCCACAGTTTGCCGTGCAGCGGAATCTGGATGTCAATCTGATTGACGAAGAAAAGCAAATTATTGATTTACTCAGGCGATCTCCAGCGCTGATAGATGAGATTTCAGCAGCTACATCTATTCCTCAAAGTAAGCTGGCAATTCACCTTTTAAATCTCGAAATTCAAGGATTACTAACTGTTTTGCCAGGTAAAATCTACAATTTAATTTGA
- a CDS encoding glycosyltransferase, with protein MHSKLLNVEVEPVLQTAFKPISVVISARNEVENLKQYLPSVMEQDYPDFEVVVVNDRSWDGTQELLEAFALTYPRLKIVTVSEGDKFIAGKKFAITMGIKAASNDWLVFTDADCMPASSQWLMGMQPPANENTEILLGYSPYFKKAGLINSLIRFETFFTAVNYLSYALKGMPYMGVGRNLAYKKTLFFKNKGFAAHMHVTSGDDDLFVNANANAQNIEIRINQLAQVWSVPKTTLKSYLVQKKRHFGAGKLYKDKHKFILTSQILFQFLFYAVLVVLLCFKSTLYLALGIFALSILLRSFIYPRLLTRLNYPGLRWWFPILDPLLFIFLVINGILSIFVKKAQWK; from the coding sequence GTGCATTCAAAACTATTAAATGTAGAAGTAGAACCTGTACTTCAAACGGCATTTAAACCCATAAGTGTAGTTATAAGCGCTAGAAATGAGGTAGAGAATTTAAAACAATATCTGCCCTCGGTGATGGAGCAGGATTATCCTGATTTTGAAGTGGTTGTAGTTAACGACCGCTCCTGGGATGGTACACAGGAGCTTTTGGAAGCATTTGCTTTAACCTACCCGAGACTGAAGATCGTCACTGTCTCAGAGGGGGATAAATTTATTGCAGGCAAGAAATTTGCCATTACCATGGGCATAAAAGCTGCCTCAAACGATTGGCTGGTGTTCACAGATGCAGATTGTATGCCGGCGTCTTCTCAATGGCTGATGGGGATGCAACCACCAGCAAATGAAAATACAGAGATTTTACTTGGTTATTCTCCCTACTTTAAAAAAGCCGGACTCATCAACAGTTTAATCAGATTTGAAACATTTTTTACTGCTGTAAACTATTTGTCTTACGCTTTAAAAGGAATGCCATATATGGGCGTTGGGCGGAACCTTGCTTATAAAAAAACACTATTTTTCAAAAATAAAGGCTTTGCGGCACACATGCATGTTACTTCCGGGGACGATGATTTATTTGTAAATGCAAATGCAAATGCGCAAAATATAGAAATTAGAATTAATCAGTTAGCACAGGTATGGTCTGTACCAAAAACCACTTTAAAATCATATCTGGTACAAAAGAAGCGTCACTTCGGGGCAGGTAAATTATATAAAGACAAACATAAATTCATCTTAACCTCGCAAATTCTGTTTCAATTCCTGTTTTATGCAGTACTCGTTGTTCTTCTTTGCTTTAAATCAACGTTGTACCTGGCCTTAGGCATTTTTGCCTTGAGTATTCTGCTGCGTTCTTTTATTTATCCCAGGTTGTTAACCCGCCTAAATTATCCTGGATTACGTTGGTGGTTTCCCATACTTGATCCGCTCTTATTCATTTTTTTAGTCATTAACGGCATTCTGTCTATATTTGTCAAAAAAGCACAGTGGAAATAA
- a CDS encoding pyridoxal-phosphate dependent enzyme — translation MWYNNILETIGNTPLVKLNNITKDVKATVLAKIETTNPGNSIKDRMAVKMIDDAEKSGALKPGGTIIEGTSGNTGMGLAMAAIIKGYKCIFTTTDKQSKEKVDALRAFGAEVIVCPTNVDPEDPRSYYSVSSRLEREVPNSWKPNQYDNLSNTQAHYEQTGPEIWAQTEGKITHLVVGVGTGGTISGTGKYLKEQNPDIKVWGIDTYGSVFKKYKETGIMDKNEIYPYITEGIGEDFLPQNVNFDIIDLFEKVTDKDAALMTRDIARKEGIFAGNSAGSAIAGLLQLKDKLKPEDVVVVIFHDHGSRYMGKMYNEDWLRERGFLKDEKLTAKSIIAKKEHTELLTIDCEKTILEAINTMNTLNISQIPVIQQGMVVGKLAEGDILKALLENPSLKSAPVKEIMTATFPFVDLNTSIDRISGLINKENSAVLVEDEQGKIEIITQYDIINAISG, via the coding sequence ATGTGGTACAATAATATTTTAGAAACAATTGGCAATACGCCATTGGTGAAATTGAATAACATTACTAAAGATGTTAAGGCCACTGTGCTGGCTAAAATTGAGACAACCAATCCTGGTAACTCTATTAAAGACCGTATGGCCGTAAAGATGATTGACGATGCAGAGAAAAGCGGTGCATTAAAACCAGGAGGTACTATTATTGAAGGTACATCCGGAAATACAGGAATGGGACTAGCTATGGCCGCCATTATTAAAGGCTATAAGTGTATTTTTACCACTACAGACAAGCAGTCTAAAGAAAAAGTGGATGCGCTCAGGGCCTTTGGAGCAGAAGTAATTGTATGTCCCACAAATGTTGATCCTGAAGATCCAAGGTCTTATTATTCTGTATCCTCACGTCTAGAGCGTGAAGTTCCCAATTCCTGGAAGCCCAATCAATATGATAATTTATCCAATACCCAAGCTCATTATGAGCAAACAGGGCCTGAAATATGGGCGCAAACCGAAGGCAAAATTACACATTTGGTTGTCGGTGTAGGTACTGGTGGAACCATTTCCGGAACAGGGAAATATTTAAAGGAGCAAAATCCTGATATCAAAGTTTGGGGAATTGATACCTATGGTTCTGTGTTCAAAAAATACAAAGAAACAGGAATAATGGATAAGAACGAGATCTATCCATATATCACTGAAGGAATAGGAGAAGATTTCCTTCCACAGAATGTAAATTTTGACATCATAGACCTGTTTGAAAAAGTAACCGATAAGGACGCGGCGCTGATGACGCGTGATATTGCACGTAAAGAAGGGATATTTGCCGGTAACTCTGCTGGTTCTGCTATCGCGGGGCTGCTACAATTAAAAGATAAACTTAAACCAGAAGATGTGGTTGTGGTAATTTTCCATGATCATGGAAGCAGGTATATGGGCAAAATGTATAATGAGGACTGGTTGAGGGAGCGAGGTTTCTTAAAAGATGAAAAGTTAACGGCCAAATCCATTATTGCTAAAAAGGAGCATACAGAATTGTTAACCATTGATTGTGAGAAGACAATTTTAGAAGCAATCAATACCATGAATACTTTGAATATATCTCAGATACCTGTAATACAGCAAGGTATGGTAGTAGGGAAGCTTGCAGAAGGAGATATTCTGAAAGCATTGCTTGAAAATCCTTCGCTAAAATCTGCTCCTGTTAAAGAGATCATGACAGCTACTTTTCCTTTTGTGGATTTAAATACCTCCATCGACCGTATTTCTGGCCTGATCAACAAAGAAAATAGTGCAGTATTGGTAGAGGATGAGCAAGGAAAGATTGAGATCATTACTCAATATGATATCATTAACGCAATTTCAGGGTAG
- the murA gene encoding UDP-N-acetylglucosamine 1-carboxyvinyltransferase produces MNAFEIIGGVKLKGEIHPQGAKNEALQILSAVLLTDQKITISNIPDIKDVNKLIELLADLGVIVERLNKDTYTFEAKNINLDFFQSDVFKAKGGGLRGSIMIVGPLLARFGKAAIPKPGGDKIGRRRLDTHFLGFEKLGAKFVYDSKKEFFNVDATNLQGAYILLDEASVTGTANIVMAAVLAKGITTIYNAACEPYLQQLCKMLNRMGAKISGIGSNLLTIEGVSKLGGTEHRMLPDMIEIGSFIGLAAMTESEITIKNVCYSELGVIPEVFRKLGIQFELKGDDIYIPSQKHYVIDTFIDGSILTIADSPWPGFTPDLLSIVLVVATQARGSVLIHQKMFESRLFFVDKLIDMGAQIILCDPHRATVNGIDKKYKLRGISMTSPDIRAGVSLLIAALSAEGKSTIYNIEQIERGYQDIDIRLRALGAQIKRVEGSGPSH; encoded by the coding sequence ATGAACGCATTTGAAATCATCGGTGGTGTAAAACTAAAGGGCGAAATTCATCCCCAGGGCGCAAAAAATGAAGCATTACAGATTTTATCTGCAGTTTTATTAACCGATCAAAAAATAACCATCAGCAACATCCCTGACATTAAGGATGTTAATAAATTAATTGAACTTCTGGCTGATCTAGGTGTAATTGTAGAACGCCTGAATAAGGATACCTATACCTTTGAAGCCAAAAACATCAACCTGGATTTTTTCCAGTCTGACGTGTTTAAAGCTAAGGGAGGAGGACTTAGAGGATCTATTATGATCGTTGGACCGCTATTAGCGCGCTTCGGTAAAGCAGCAATTCCTAAACCAGGAGGTGATAAAATTGGCCGTAGAAGATTAGACACGCACTTTTTAGGTTTTGAAAAGCTAGGTGCTAAATTCGTCTATGACAGTAAAAAGGAGTTTTTTAATGTAGATGCCACTAACTTACAGGGCGCTTATATTCTACTTGACGAAGCATCCGTAACCGGAACTGCGAATATTGTAATGGCAGCAGTATTGGCTAAAGGTATTACAACCATTTACAATGCAGCATGCGAGCCTTATTTACAGCAATTGTGTAAAATGCTGAATAGAATGGGTGCAAAAATATCAGGCATTGGTTCTAATTTATTGACCATAGAAGGCGTAAGTAAATTAGGTGGTACAGAACACAGAATGCTGCCAGATATGATTGAAATTGGCTCTTTTATTGGCCTGGCTGCAATGACTGAATCTGAAATTACCATTAAAAATGTGTGCTATTCAGAATTGGGTGTTATTCCTGAAGTTTTCAGGAAACTGGGAATACAGTTTGAACTAAAAGGCGACGACATTTACATTCCATCTCAAAAACATTATGTAATTGACACTTTTATTGATGGTTCTATCTTAACAATTGCCGATTCCCCATGGCCAGGCTTTACCCCTGACCTATTGAGCATTGTACTTGTTGTAGCCACACAAGCCAGAGGCTCTGTACTAATTCACCAAAAAATGTTTGAGAGCCGTCTATTTTTTGTTGATAAACTAATTGATATGGGTGCACAGATTATTTTATGCGACCCACATAGAGCAACAGTTAACGGAATAGATAAAAAATATAAATTAAGGGGGATCAGCATGACCTCGCCCGATATTCGTGCAGGTGTGTCCTTACTAATTGCAGCATTATCTGCTGAAGGAAAATCTACGATCTATAATATTGAACAAATAGAGCGTGGCTACCAGGATATAGACATACGCTTACGCGCATTAGGTGCTCAAATTAAGCGTGTAGAAGGATCTGGTCCAAGCCACTAA
- the rsmG gene encoding 16S rRNA (guanine(527)-N(7))-methyltransferase RsmG: protein MEIKSALVQKYFTALTATQIAQFDQLFDLYSFWNAQINVISRKDIDELYERHILHSLGIAKFCSFKPGEKVLDVGTGGGFPGIPLAILFPETQFHLVDSIGKKIKVVTEVAAALGLTNVKASHSRAEQITDKYNFVVSRAVTRLIDFYPWIKDKFSKEHKNAIPNGILYLKGGDLREEIEESRLKAELYPLSNYFEEDFFETKYVVYIPQ, encoded by the coding sequence GTGGAAATAAAATCAGCATTAGTTCAGAAGTATTTTACAGCGCTCACAGCAACTCAAATTGCTCAGTTTGATCAATTATTTGATTTATACAGCTTTTGGAATGCACAGATCAATGTCATTTCCAGAAAAGATATCGATGAGCTGTATGAACGCCATATTTTACATTCTCTTGGAATAGCTAAATTTTGCAGCTTTAAACCCGGAGAAAAGGTACTTGATGTAGGTACCGGTGGTGGATTTCCAGGAATCCCATTGGCGATATTATTTCCGGAAACGCAATTTCATTTGGTAGATTCCATAGGTAAAAAAATAAAAGTAGTAACGGAGGTTGCTGCAGCGCTAGGTTTAACCAATGTAAAAGCAAGTCACTCGCGTGCCGAGCAAATTACAGATAAGTATAATTTTGTAGTGTCACGAGCGGTAACACGACTAATTGACTTTTATCCCTGGATAAAAGATAAATTCAGTAAAGAGCATAAAAACGCTATTCCTAATGGTATTTTATACTTAAAAGGTGGAGATTTAAGAGAAGAAATTGAAGAGTCAAGATTAAAAGCTGAACTCTATCCACTCTCAAATTATTTTGAAGAGGATTTTTTTGAAACCAAATACGTTGTTTATATCCCCCAGTAA
- a CDS encoding ATP-dependent helicase has product MDYLAGLNPQQRAAVENTQGPAMIVAGAGSGKTRVITYRVAHLIEKGVDPFNILVLTFTNKASKDMRERISKVVGAEAKNLWMGTFHSVFAKILRVEAEKIGYPSNFTIYDTDDSKSLIRAILKEMQLDDKLYNANFVYNRISSAKNNLVSYSEYLENPEIQAEDNSNKRPLMGQIYETYTKRCFKAGAMDFDDLLFKTNVLLKNHPDVLNKYQQKFKYLMVDEYQDTNFSQYTIVKKLAAAYQNICVVGDDAQSIYGFRGANIQNILNFEKDYPDLQVYKLEQNYRSTQNIVEVANSIIANNKNQLEKNVFSENEAGDRIKVQRAFTDNEEGKVVAESIVQDRSSKGYKYNDFAILYRTNAQSRAMEEALRKLNVPYKIYGGLSFYQRKEIKDLIAYFRLTFNPSDEEAIKRVINYPRRGLGDTTVDKIIVAADQHDLTMWQVICEPQKYIAGRTANQLNDFAMMIQSFQAEAKKLDAYETALYIAQHSGILKELHTDDSIEGRSRYENIQELLNGIKEFAEREDIEDRSLAIFMQDIALLTNDDRQDDKDKDTVSLMTIHSAKGLEFKNVYVVGLEENLFPSQMSLNSRTDLEEERRLFYVAITRAELKLTLTYATSRYRWGTLTNCEPSRFINEINARYLELETVKPSKVSTEAGFENERRTWTQQRELSPKPTSGGNMGNSIPAQRPKTTSILPKAHIPTPGFAPDAASAFQNGMEVEHEKFGFGKIVNLEGSLPDVKATVFFQGLGNKQLLLKFAKLRIVK; this is encoded by the coding sequence TTGGATTATTTAGCAGGGTTAAACCCACAACAACGTGCAGCAGTAGAAAATACCCAGGGACCAGCAATGATTGTTGCAGGTGCAGGTTCGGGTAAAACGAGGGTGATTACATACAGGGTAGCTCATTTGATTGAAAAGGGGGTAGATCCATTCAATATCCTGGTATTGACGTTTACCAATAAGGCCTCAAAAGATATGCGGGAGCGTATCTCTAAGGTTGTTGGTGCAGAGGCTAAAAACCTATGGATGGGTACATTTCACTCTGTATTTGCGAAAATACTCCGGGTGGAAGCTGAAAAGATTGGGTACCCTTCTAATTTTACTATATATGATACGGATGACAGCAAAAGCCTGATACGTGCCATTTTAAAAGAAATGCAGCTGGACGACAAATTGTACAATGCAAACTTTGTATACAACCGCATTTCATCAGCAAAAAACAACCTCGTTTCTTACAGCGAATACCTGGAAAACCCAGAGATTCAAGCAGAAGACAACAGCAATAAGCGCCCTTTAATGGGACAGATTTATGAAACGTATACCAAGCGTTGCTTTAAAGCTGGCGCAATGGATTTTGATGATTTATTATTTAAAACCAACGTTTTATTGAAAAACCATCCTGATGTATTGAATAAATACCAGCAAAAATTCAAATACCTGATGGTAGATGAGTATCAGGATACCAACTTTTCTCAGTATACAATTGTAAAAAAACTGGCTGCAGCTTATCAAAACATTTGCGTAGTGGGTGATGATGCGCAAAGTATCTATGGATTCCGTGGTGCCAACATCCAGAACATCCTGAATTTTGAAAAAGATTACCCGGATTTGCAGGTCTATAAACTGGAACAAAATTACCGCTCCACCCAAAACATTGTTGAAGTTGCCAATAGCATCATTGCCAATAACAAAAACCAGCTGGAGAAAAATGTTTTCTCTGAAAATGAGGCCGGTGACCGGATCAAAGTTCAGCGTGCATTTACAGATAACGAAGAAGGTAAAGTGGTTGCTGAATCCATTGTTCAGGACCGCAGTTCTAAAGGCTACAAATACAATGATTTTGCCATCTTGTACCGTACCAATGCCCAATCCAGGGCTATGGAGGAAGCTTTAAGAAAATTAAATGTCCCCTATAAAATTTATGGCGGATTGTCTTTTTACCAGCGCAAGGAAATTAAAGACCTTATTGCATATTTCCGCCTTACTTTTAATCCAAGTGATGAGGAAGCCATTAAAAGGGTAATTAACTATCCTAGACGTGGCCTGGGCGATACAACAGTAGATAAAATTATAGTTGCGGCAGACCAGCATGACCTTACCATGTGGCAGGTAATCTGTGAACCTCAAAAATATATTGCTGGCCGTACAGCCAATCAGCTGAACGATTTTGCAATGATGATTCAAAGCTTTCAGGCAGAAGCTAAAAAACTGGATGCTTACGAAACGGCCCTATATATTGCTCAACATTCTGGTATTTTAAAAGAACTGCATACAGATGACAGTATTGAAGGAAGAAGCAGGTACGAAAATATCCAGGAGTTATTGAATGGGATAAAGGAATTTGCTGAGCGCGAAGATATAGAAGACCGTAGTTTGGCTATTTTTATGCAGGACATTGCCCTGCTTACAAACGACGACAGACAGGATGATAAAGATAAAGACACTGTGTCTCTGATGACCATCCACTCTGCAAAAGGTCTGGAATTTAAAAATGTATATGTTGTGGGGTTGGAAGAGAACCTTTTTCCATCACAAATGTCATTAAATTCGCGTACAGACCTCGAAGAGGAACGCCGGTTATTTTATGTTGCCATAACCCGTGCCGAGTTGAAACTTACTTTAACTTATGCTACCTCCAGATACAGGTGGGGAACACTAACAAATTGTGAACCCAGCAGATTTATTAATGAAATAAATGCCCGTTATCTGGAACTTGAAACAGTAAAACCATCAAAGGTAAGCACAGAAGCTGGCTTTGAAAATGAGCGTAGAACCTGGACACAGCAAAGGGAATTGAGTCCGAAACCTACCTCGGGTGGCAATATGGGCAATAGTATACCGGCGCAAAGACCAAAAACAACGAGTATTCTTCCTAAGGCGCACATACCTACGCCAGGTTTTGCACCTGATGCTGCAAGTGCTTTCCAGAATGGCATGGAGGTAGAACACGAAAAATTTGGCTTTGGAAAAATAGTAAATTTAGAAGGCAGTTTACCAGATGTAAAAGCTACCGTTTTTTTTCAGGGACTGGGAAATAAGCAGTTGTTGTTAAAATTTGCTAAATTGCGAATCGTTAAATAG
- a CDS encoding dipeptidase, with protein MQEIKKYVEDNKERFLEELFELLRFPSVSADPKYKSDVLKTADFVAQKLKDAGADKVEICETAGYPIVYGEKIVDESLPTVLIYGHYDVQPADPLELWETPPFEPTVRDGKIYARGACDDKGQFYMHVKAFELMMKTNTLACNVKFMIEGEEEVGSANLGIFVNANAERLKADVVLISDTSMISMENPSIETGLRGLAYMEVEVVGPNRDLHSGVYGGAVANPATILCKMIASLHDENNHITIPEFYTKVVELTDEEKTALNAAPFDLDEYKKDLDIKANWGEKGYSTLERTGTRPTLEVNGIWSGYIGEGAKTVLPSKANAKISMRLVPNQSSDEISAIFTKHFESIAPDYVKVKVTAHHGGEPVVTPTNSIAYKAAEKAISDSFGKAPIPTRGGGSIPIVALFEDVLGIKSVLFGFGLDSDALHSPNEKYDIYNYYKGIETLPLFHKYFAELSK; from the coding sequence ATGCAAGAGATCAAAAAATATGTTGAAGATAACAAAGAACGCTTTTTAGAAGAGTTGTTTGAATTGTTGCGTTTTCCATCTGTAAGTGCAGATCCTAAGTATAAATCTGATGTGCTTAAAACAGCAGATTTTGTTGCTCAAAAGCTAAAAGATGCGGGTGCAGATAAAGTAGAGATCTGCGAAACAGCAGGTTATCCTATTGTTTATGGTGAGAAAATTGTAGATGAAAGTTTACCTACAGTATTAATATATGGACATTATGATGTGCAACCTGCAGATCCTTTGGAGCTTTGGGAAACTCCTCCTTTTGAGCCTACTGTTCGTGATGGTAAAATCTATGCCCGTGGTGCCTGCGATGATAAAGGACAGTTTTATATGCATGTAAAAGCATTTGAGCTGATGATGAAAACCAATACCCTTGCCTGTAACGTCAAGTTTATGATAGAAGGGGAAGAAGAAGTAGGTTCTGCTAACCTTGGTATTTTCGTAAATGCAAATGCCGAACGGTTAAAGGCAGATGTAGTCTTAATTTCTGATACTTCTATGATCAGCATGGAGAATCCTTCTATTGAGACTGGTTTACGCGGACTCGCTTATATGGAAGTAGAGGTTGTAGGTCCAAACCGAGATTTACACTCTGGTGTTTATGGTGGCGCTGTAGCAAATCCCGCAACCATTTTATGTAAGATGATTGCTTCTTTGCATGATGAAAATAACCACATTACCATTCCCGAGTTTTATACTAAAGTAGTTGAACTGACTGATGAAGAAAAGACAGCATTAAATGCCGCTCCTTTTGATTTAGACGAGTATAAAAAAGACCTGGATATTAAGGCCAACTGGGGCGAAAAAGGATATTCTACTTTAGAGCGCACGGGTACAAGACCTACTTTAGAAGTTAACGGTATCTGGAGTGGATACATCGGTGAAGGTGCTAAAACGGTGTTGCCGTCTAAGGCTAATGCTAAAATTTCTATGCGTTTGGTGCCCAATCAAAGCTCTGACGAGATTTCTGCCATTTTTACCAAGCATTTTGAAAGCATTGCGCCAGACTACGTAAAAGTAAAGGTTACTGCACATCATGGAGGCGAACCTGTAGTTACGCCAACCAACAGCATAGCGTATAAAGCAGCAGAAAAAGCCATTTCAGATAGCTTTGGTAAGGCCCCAATTCCAACCAGAGGTGGCGGTAGTATTCCAATTGTAGCTTTATTTGAAGATGTATTGGGTATAAAATCTGTATTGTTTGGCTTTGGTTTGGACAGCGATGCACTGCACTCTCCAAATGAGAAATACGATATCTACAATTATTATAAAGGCATTGAGACTTTGCCGCTGTTCCACAAGTACTTTGCAGAGCTTAGTAAATAA
- a CDS encoding GDSL-type esterase/lipase family protein, which yields MGFKAFALGIALFFFLDSKAQMTPASCPESAQYYAKDSINVVTFGASTVQGVNGLNFQTYLTGNFVRCYSGKTVDITNYGIGGETTGQGLARLDQAIVGKTGFIIISMGVNDALAINDRKLTAKETEANMRQIIQRSLDAGLVPILCTLQFLDDRRDGRLRRTNEIIKQLNSIYISMAKEYKINLADINNFIKRDFTLYQDTVHPNARGYRLIAFVLFDTINKIIAERFLAFTVTQNYPNPAAEITKVDIVLPEAEKVEMKLYNMRGALIKTVLNEYMNTGKHVVEINTSLLTPGIYIYRVITDSGNYSSSKKFIVVH from the coding sequence ATGGGTTTCAAAGCATTTGCACTAGGCATTGCACTATTTTTTTTTCTGGATTCAAAAGCTCAGATGACACCCGCAAGCTGTCCTGAATCTGCGCAGTATTATGCAAAAGACAGCATTAATGTGGTTACTTTTGGTGCAAGTACTGTACAGGGAGTTAATGGGCTAAATTTTCAAACTTACCTAACAGGTAATTTTGTACGGTGTTACAGTGGCAAAACCGTTGATATAACCAATTATGGAATTGGCGGGGAAACTACAGGCCAGGGGCTTGCCAGACTGGACCAGGCAATAGTAGGTAAAACTGGTTTTATCATCATCAGCATGGGGGTTAATGATGCGCTGGCCATCAATGACAGAAAGCTAACGGCAAAGGAAACTGAAGCTAATATGCGCCAAATTATACAACGTTCCCTAGATGCAGGGCTAGTTCCAATACTTTGTACCCTACAGTTTCTGGACGACCGCAGAGACGGTAGGCTGAGGCGAACCAATGAGATTATTAAGCAACTGAATTCCATTTACATCAGTATGGCTAAGGAATATAAAATAAACCTTGCTGATATTAATAACTTTATAAAACGGGATTTTACCCTGTATCAGGATACTGTACATCCTAACGCAAGGGGATACCGTTTAATTGCTTTTGTACTTTTTGATACGATAAATAAAATCATTGCAGAACGTTTCCTGGCCTTTACAGTTACCCAGAACTATCCGAACCCTGCTGCTGAAATTACTAAAGTTGACATTGTGTTACCGGAAGCTGAAAAGGTAGAAATGAAATTGTATAATATGCGGGGAGCTTTGATCAAAACCGTTCTTAATGAGTACATGAATACTGGTAAGCACGTAGTGGAAATTAACACCAGTTTATTGACCCCCGGCATTTATATTTATAGAGTAATTACAGATTCCGGCAATTATTCCAGCAGCAAAAAGTTCATTGTTGTACATTAG